One Streptomyces sp. CNQ-509 DNA window includes the following coding sequences:
- a CDS encoding IclR family transcriptional regulator, with translation MTNRTDADQPKYWVRSLGRAAEILEALASPPPGDGLSVTEVAQRCGVSKSTAFGTLQTLRAFGLVSDDGEGMSRRYRLGMGLARLGDRARSQVSLRRVAHPVLRDLSARTGMASRVAVPEGGLAVVVDQVEVDHRVRLDLRMGERELPHCTGLGKALLSAMPEAEAAAVIERHGLPRRTGRTITDPDTFLAHLRDIARVGYALDDEEDAEGIICIGAPVRDDRGACAGAVSITGLKLGLPAWRYQELGGEVRDAAHRISRELGWPGEDGDAPGAAPRAGVR, from the coding sequence ATGACGAACAGAACGGATGCCGACCAGCCGAAGTACTGGGTCAGGAGCCTGGGGCGGGCGGCCGAGATCCTGGAGGCCCTGGCGAGCCCGCCGCCCGGCGACGGGCTGAGCGTCACGGAGGTCGCCCAGCGGTGCGGCGTCTCCAAGAGCACCGCGTTCGGCACCCTCCAGACGCTGCGCGCCTTCGGCCTGGTCTCGGACGACGGCGAGGGCATGAGCCGGCGCTACCGGCTCGGCATGGGGCTGGCCCGGCTCGGCGACCGTGCCAGGTCCCAGGTCTCGCTCCGCCGGGTGGCCCACCCGGTGCTGCGCGACCTCAGCGCCCGTACCGGCATGGCCTCCCGCGTCGCCGTGCCCGAGGGCGGTCTCGCCGTCGTCGTGGACCAGGTCGAGGTCGACCACCGCGTCCGGCTGGACCTGCGCATGGGCGAACGCGAACTCCCCCACTGCACGGGCCTGGGCAAGGCCCTGCTGTCGGCGATGCCCGAGGCGGAGGCGGCGGCCGTGATCGAGCGGCACGGCCTGCCGCGGCGCACCGGCAGGACGATCACCGACCCGGACACGTTCCTGGCCCATCTGCGCGACATCGCCCGCGTCGGCTATGCGCTGGACGACGAGGAGGACGCGGAGGGCATCATCTGCATCGGCGCGCCGGTACGGGACGACCGCGGCGCCTGCGCCGGCGCGGTCAGCATCACCGGCCTCAAGCTCGGCCTCCCGGCCTGGCGCTACCAGGAGTTGGGCGGCGAGGTACGGGACGCGGCCCACCGGATCAGCCGCGAGCTGGGCTGGCCGGGAGAGGACGGCGACGCACCCGGCGCGGCGCCCCGGGCGGGCGTCCGCTAG
- a CDS encoding aspartate aminotransferase family protein — MSPGPDVTTAGAGAALAARAQRVVPGGVNSGQRSIPGLPGLVVAGTGGARFRTADGAEFTDYHAAFGPPLLGHNDPDVARAAAEAGAALGHMGVGVTEGEIELAEELCALVPSLEKVLLTSTGSEATFHALRVARAATGRRLVVKFQGCYHGWHDAVSLNVISAPDRVGGHDPISAGILPEVLDATMVLPFNDSAAVRRCFAEHGAAIAAVIVEPVPHNVGALLPHREFLTTLREETARAGSVLVFDEVITGVRHDLGGWQRISGVTPDLTTLGKAIANGAPAGAIGGRADLMELFSTRPGAPAFFAGTYNGHPSVVAAALATLKKLREEPVHDHVFRLGERVRTGLRTVYARLGVPVAVTGYGSVFVTYFMPGYDGGTAGAEAPAPRTYSDLLANDAALFVGYRRRLLEHGIFELPLNLKRSHLSYAHTDADVDRLLEATEAAVTAALADGGARDLEHASTMGGAAPAAAAGRRQEAGR; from the coding sequence ATGAGCCCAGGCCCGGACGTCACCACCGCCGGAGCCGGAGCAGCCCTCGCCGCGCGCGCCCAGCGGGTCGTGCCCGGCGGGGTGAACAGCGGCCAGCGCAGCATCCCGGGCCTGCCCGGACTCGTCGTCGCCGGTACCGGCGGCGCCCGCTTCCGCACCGCGGACGGGGCCGAGTTCACCGACTACCACGCGGCCTTCGGCCCGCCGCTCCTCGGCCACAACGACCCCGACGTGGCCCGCGCCGCCGCCGAGGCCGGCGCCGCGCTCGGCCACATGGGCGTCGGGGTGACCGAGGGCGAGATCGAGCTCGCCGAGGAGCTCTGCGCGCTGGTGCCCTCGCTGGAGAAGGTGCTGCTCACCAGCACGGGCAGCGAGGCGACGTTCCACGCGCTGCGCGTCGCCAGGGCCGCCACCGGACGCCGGCTGGTGGTGAAGTTCCAGGGCTGCTACCACGGCTGGCACGACGCGGTCAGCCTCAACGTGATCTCCGCGCCCGACCGCGTCGGCGGCCACGACCCGATCTCGGCCGGCATCCTGCCCGAGGTCCTCGACGCCACCATGGTGCTGCCCTTCAACGACAGCGCCGCCGTGCGCCGCTGCTTCGCCGAGCACGGCGCCGCCATCGCCGCCGTCATCGTCGAGCCCGTACCGCACAACGTCGGCGCGCTCCTGCCGCACCGGGAGTTCCTCACCACGCTGCGCGAGGAGACCGCCAGGGCCGGCAGCGTGCTCGTCTTCGACGAGGTCATCACCGGCGTCCGCCACGATCTCGGCGGCTGGCAGCGGATCTCCGGCGTCACCCCCGACCTCACCACCCTCGGCAAGGCCATCGCCAACGGCGCCCCCGCCGGGGCCATCGGCGGCCGGGCAGACCTCATGGAGCTCTTCTCCACCCGCCCCGGCGCCCCCGCGTTCTTCGCCGGCACGTACAACGGGCACCCCTCCGTCGTCGCCGCCGCGCTCGCCACGCTGAAGAAGCTGCGCGAAGAGCCGGTCCACGACCACGTCTTCCGGCTGGGCGAGCGGGTACGCACCGGGCTGCGCACCGTCTACGCGCGCCTCGGCGTGCCCGTCGCCGTCACCGGCTACGGCTCCGTCTTCGTCACGTACTTCATGCCGGGCTACGACGGCGGCACCGCCGGCGCCGAGGCTCCCGCCCCGCGGACGTACAGCGACCTGCTCGCCAACGACGCGGCACTCTTCGTCGGCTACCGCCGCCGGCTGCTGGAGCACGGGATCTTCGAGCTGCCGCTGAACCTCAAGCGCAGCCACCTCTCCTACGCCCACACCGACGCCGACGTCGACCGGCTGCTGGAGGCCACCGAGGCCGCCGTCACCGCCGCGCTCGCCGACGGTGGCGCCCGCGACCTGGAGCATGCCTCCACCATGGGCGGCGCCGCCCCGGCGGCCGCCGCCGGGCGGCGGCAGGAGGCGGGCCGCTGA
- a CDS encoding mandelate racemase/muconate lactonizing enzyme family protein produces MLTVDTTRPTGPAGRISRVETLMLGTAWRDFGYVRVHTDEGLSGVGEITHPYRGREVCALAEAMSRRHLLGADPFDVEEIWLRLHQGDFLRGGDVGGIVLSGLDQALYDLMGKALGVPAYRLTGGACRDGVPVYANGWYDGERDPGVFAAKARATVAKGYGALKFDPFGSGLHELSPAELRRSVGLVAAVREAIGPDVELFIEGHARFAMPTAVRLLHELEPYGIGWLEEPLPWTHIERYAELRRRAAFPLAGGEHFHDRYEYKQLFATHAVDIVQPDLSMAGGLTEVRKIAAIADAHGMLVAPHNSNSPLCTTVSVHAALGIPNLKVLETFDGLLEPYVFEALRGTLPIAGGRIGLPTAPGLGVELADEVFAEHPPTHRFWNMFEDGWEKRDRSAPA; encoded by the coding sequence ATGCTCACCGTCGACACCACCCGCCCCACCGGACCCGCCGGCCGGATCAGCCGCGTCGAGACGCTGATGCTCGGCACCGCCTGGCGCGACTTCGGCTACGTCCGCGTGCACACCGACGAGGGCCTGTCCGGCGTCGGCGAGATCACCCACCCGTACCGCGGCCGCGAGGTCTGCGCGCTCGCCGAGGCGATGTCCCGCCGCCACCTGCTGGGCGCCGACCCGTTCGACGTCGAGGAGATCTGGCTCCGGCTGCACCAGGGCGACTTCCTGCGCGGCGGCGACGTCGGCGGCATCGTCCTGTCCGGCCTCGACCAGGCGCTCTACGACCTCATGGGCAAGGCCCTCGGCGTGCCCGCCTACCGCCTCACCGGGGGTGCCTGCCGCGACGGCGTCCCCGTCTACGCCAACGGATGGTACGACGGCGAGCGCGACCCCGGGGTCTTCGCCGCCAAGGCACGCGCGACCGTCGCCAAGGGCTACGGCGCGCTGAAGTTCGACCCCTTCGGCTCCGGGCTGCACGAGCTGAGCCCCGCGGAACTGCGCCGCTCCGTCGGCCTCGTCGCCGCCGTCCGGGAGGCGATAGGACCCGACGTCGAGCTCTTCATCGAGGGCCACGCCCGCTTCGCCATGCCCACCGCGGTGCGGCTGCTGCACGAGCTGGAGCCCTACGGCATCGGCTGGCTGGAGGAGCCGCTGCCCTGGACGCACATCGAGCGCTACGCCGAGCTGCGCCGGCGGGCGGCCTTCCCCCTCGCCGGCGGGGAGCACTTCCACGACCGCTACGAGTACAAGCAGCTCTTCGCCACCCACGCCGTCGACATCGTGCAGCCCGACCTGTCCATGGCCGGCGGCCTCACCGAGGTGCGCAAGATCGCGGCCATCGCCGACGCGCACGGCATGCTCGTCGCCCCGCACAACTCCAACTCGCCGCTGTGCACCACCGTCTCCGTACACGCGGCGCTCGGCATCCCCAACCTCAAGGTGCTGGAGACCTTCGACGGCCTGCTGGAGCCCTACGTCTTCGAGGCCCTGCGCGGCACGCTGCCCATCGCCGGCGGCCGTATCGGCCTGCCCACGGCACCCGGCCTCGGCGTCGAGCTGGCCGACGAGGTCTTCGCCGAGCACCCGCCCACCCACCGCTTCTGGAACATGTTCGAGGACGGCTGGGAGAAGCGGGACAGGAGCGCACCGGCATGA
- a CDS encoding amidohydrolase family protein codes for MITDVHSHLFRPGTDFDDGFRTEAARAHAGEVDLTVRWAEYAAAAPDDTRTIVVGGKARRSGLWVDDAAVAAYTAAHPGRLVGYLSLDPTQPGWRDELRHGHQELGLRGIKLMPMYAGFDPAAEEYDDLFGYAERHGLPLLVHTGTTFVSAAPLEYAMPRHLDAVAIRHPGLRMVLAHLGHPFEGECLAVIRKHPHVYADVSALHYRPFQLWHSLRLAQDYGVWHKLLFGSDYPFTTVDASVAGLREIARIPGIPGLPPLDRDEVEKLIHRPALDLLGLS; via the coding sequence ATGATCACCGACGTCCACTCCCATCTCTTCCGGCCCGGCACGGACTTCGACGACGGGTTCCGCACCGAGGCCGCCCGCGCCCACGCGGGCGAGGTGGACCTCACGGTGCGCTGGGCGGAGTACGCGGCCGCCGCCCCCGACGACACCCGCACCATCGTCGTCGGGGGCAAGGCCCGGCGCAGCGGGCTGTGGGTCGACGACGCCGCGGTGGCCGCGTACACCGCGGCGCACCCCGGCCGGCTCGTCGGCTACCTCTCCCTCGACCCCACCCAGCCCGGCTGGCGGGACGAACTGCGCCACGGCCACCAGGAGCTGGGGCTGCGCGGGATCAAACTGATGCCTATGTACGCGGGCTTCGACCCCGCCGCCGAGGAGTACGACGACCTCTTCGGCTACGCGGAACGCCACGGCCTGCCGCTGCTGGTGCACACAGGCACGACGTTCGTCTCGGCCGCCCCGCTGGAGTACGCGATGCCCCGCCACCTGGACGCCGTCGCCATCCGCCACCCCGGGCTGCGCATGGTCCTCGCCCACCTCGGCCACCCCTTCGAGGGCGAGTGCCTGGCCGTCATCCGCAAGCACCCGCACGTCTACGCGGACGTCAGCGCCCTGCACTACCGGCCGTTCCAGCTCTGGCACAGCCTGCGCCTCGCACAGGACTACGGCGTCTGGCACAAGCTGCTCTTCGGCAGCGACTATCCCTTCACCACGGTCGACGCCTCGGTCGCAGGACTGCGCGAGATCGCCCGGATCCCGGGGATCCCCGGGCTGCCGCCGCTGGACCGGGACGAAGTGGAGAAGCTGATCCACCGGCCGGCCCTCGACCTGCTGGGGCTGTCGTGA
- a CDS encoding SDR family NAD(P)-dependent oxidoreductase, translated as MTGTGERRPGAGDRAAGRFDLTGRTAVVTGAARGLGRAFATGLAEAGADLVLVDLPDAPGLAETAAAVRAHGRRVRTYGQDLARTGELAGLADRIRAAAGPVHILVNNAGTAALERFNEITPESWSHVMRVNADAVFFLSQRLAEHMAADRVPGRIVTVTSKNALVAEAGLAHYNAAKAAAQLLTETLAVELAPHGITANTLAPGMVDTPIDGEFPLEREGFEAAYRERIPLGRYARPEECVGALLLLASDAGAYLTGARIVVDGGVLADQMPRMRFMPPYRSSLPPDDGAGDG; from the coding sequence GTGACCGGGACGGGGGAGCGGCGGCCCGGGGCGGGGGACCGGGCGGCCGGCCGCTTCGACCTCACCGGGCGCACCGCCGTCGTCACCGGCGCCGCCCGCGGTCTCGGCCGCGCCTTCGCCACCGGGCTCGCCGAGGCGGGCGCCGACCTGGTGCTCGTCGACCTGCCGGACGCCCCCGGGCTGGCGGAGACGGCCGCGGCGGTACGGGCCCACGGCCGGCGGGTGCGGACGTACGGGCAGGATCTCGCGCGCACGGGCGAGCTGGCCGGGCTCGCCGACCGGATCCGCGCGGCGGCCGGCCCGGTGCACATCCTGGTCAACAACGCGGGCACCGCGGCCCTGGAGCGCTTCAACGAGATCACCCCGGAGAGCTGGTCGCACGTCATGCGGGTGAACGCCGACGCGGTGTTCTTCCTCTCCCAGCGGCTCGCCGAGCACATGGCCGCCGACCGGGTGCCCGGCCGGATCGTCACCGTCACCTCGAAGAACGCGCTGGTCGCCGAGGCGGGACTGGCCCACTACAACGCCGCCAAGGCCGCCGCCCAACTGCTCACCGAGACGCTGGCGGTGGAGCTGGCGCCGCACGGCATCACCGCCAACACGCTGGCGCCCGGCATGGTCGACACACCCATCGACGGCGAGTTCCCGCTGGAGCGCGAGGGGTTCGAGGCCGCGTACCGCGAGCGGATCCCGCTCGGCCGCTACGCCCGGCCCGAGGAGTGCGTCGGCGCGCTGCTGCTGCTCGCCTCGGACGCCGGGGCGTACCTCACCGGCGCCAGGATCGTCGTCGACGGCGGGGTGCTCGCCGACCAGATGCCGCGGATGCGCTTCATGCCCCCGTACCGCAGCAGCCTGCCCCCGGACGACGGCGCCGGGGACGGATGA
- a CDS encoding GNAT family N-acetyltransferase, with protein sequence MATADPAPRDRTPRHEQRADGFGTVRVVPVVPDADAALLHGWVTAERARFWGMAGLSRTQVRDVYAHMDTLPTHHAHLLLRDGAPVALVQTYEPAADRVSECYPAEPGDLGIHLLISPAAGAAERGFTAALMRVITGWAAAAGARRLVAEPDAGNGPAIDRLRREGFALGPEVTLPEVDLPEVYLPPKRARLAFLPLAGG encoded by the coding sequence ATGGCGACCGCTGATCCCGCGCCCCGCGACCGGACGCCGCGCCACGAGCAGCGGGCGGACGGCTTCGGCACGGTGCGCGTCGTGCCGGTCGTCCCGGACGCGGACGCGGCCCTGCTGCACGGCTGGGTCACCGCGGAGCGGGCCCGCTTCTGGGGCATGGCCGGGCTGTCCCGCACCCAGGTCCGCGACGTCTACGCGCACATGGACACCCTCCCGACCCACCACGCCCACCTGCTGCTGCGCGACGGCGCGCCGGTCGCGCTGGTGCAGACGTACGAACCGGCGGCGGACCGGGTCTCGGAGTGCTACCCCGCCGAGCCCGGCGACCTCGGCATCCACCTGCTGATCAGCCCCGCGGCCGGCGCGGCGGAGCGCGGTTTCACGGCCGCGCTGATGCGGGTGATCACCGGCTGGGCCGCGGCAGCGGGCGCGCGGCGGCTGGTGGCCGAGCCGGACGCGGGCAACGGGCCCGCGATCGACCGGCTGCGCCGCGAGGGCTTCGCGCTGGGACCGGAGGTCACGCTCCCCGAAGTGGACCTGCCGGAGGTGTACTTGCCGCCGAAGCGCGCCCGGCTGGCCTTCCTCCCGCTGGCCGGGGGCTGA
- a CDS encoding penicillin acylase family protein: protein MGIEVYRDSWGIPHIRAAGHRELAYAQGHNAAFDRGWQLEVERHRAAGTSAAFLGEAARDWDVFARRVRLDDTARRCFRRLAEEDRETAGWVSSYVDGVNAGLAEGAARAPEFAATGLAPGRWSPWTPLAVWLSTHILFAGFPAKLWRLMVAGHLGAGAVDLFATDGPGTAGSNGWLVSGERTADGGALIAGDPHRFIENPGVYQQIHLACPEYDVVGFAVPGVPGLPHFGHAGGVAWAITNAMADYQDLYRERLRRRAGRVEALGPDGWQPAAAHTETVEVAGAAATGVEVVETGRGPVIAEVPGSAADGEWEALSLRYPPRVYGELGFTALPALLRAREVGDVDAALDRWVEPVNVVLAADTAGGLLHRVAGTVPVRDEANLRGVVPAWEAAYAWRGRHGPMPSVPVAGGIAVMANDRGPAAPFGAEFAPPYRAERIRELLAGGGSWRAGDMAAVHTDTLNAAARPLLDLLAGLEGLGPAAAELRDRLLRWDLRMAADSADALAYARLRSAVVRALAAHPALAPLADPPPYPALLQPWLDLCTRIGYALGSLLTTDLLPEIDRPALVRAAAEEAAAQLAAAAPGAPATWGEAHRLAPWQALPGGTGASGDPGGPGEPWPGLAGDHDCVLATAAVPGVTDLCARGPAARYVWDVARREESRWVVPFGACGVPGAPHHVDQFAPWRSGELIPVLTDWQALKESHGDR, encoded by the coding sequence TTGGGCATCGAGGTGTACCGCGACTCCTGGGGCATCCCCCACATCCGCGCCGCCGGCCACCGCGAACTCGCCTACGCCCAGGGGCACAACGCCGCCTTCGACCGCGGCTGGCAACTGGAGGTCGAACGCCACCGCGCCGCCGGCACCTCCGCGGCCTTCCTGGGCGAGGCGGCCCGCGACTGGGACGTCTTCGCCCGCCGGGTCCGGCTGGACGACACCGCGCGCCGATGCTTCCGCCGCCTGGCCGAGGAGGACCGCGAGACGGCCGGCTGGGTGTCGTCGTACGTCGACGGGGTCAACGCAGGGCTCGCCGAAGGCGCCGCACGGGCCCCGGAGTTCGCGGCCACGGGGCTCGCGCCCGGCCGCTGGTCGCCATGGACGCCGCTGGCCGTGTGGCTCTCCACCCACATCCTCTTCGCCGGCTTCCCCGCCAAGCTGTGGCGCCTGATGGTCGCCGGGCACCTGGGCGCCGGGGCGGTGGACCTCTTCGCCACGGACGGCCCCGGCACTGCGGGCAGCAACGGCTGGCTGGTCTCCGGCGAGCGCACCGCGGACGGCGGCGCGCTGATCGCCGGGGACCCGCACCGGTTCATCGAGAACCCCGGCGTCTACCAGCAGATCCATCTGGCCTGCCCGGAGTACGACGTCGTCGGCTTCGCCGTCCCCGGCGTCCCCGGGCTGCCGCACTTCGGCCACGCCGGCGGCGTCGCCTGGGCCATCACCAACGCGATGGCCGACTACCAGGACCTCTACCGCGAGCGGCTGCGCCGCCGCGCGGGCCGGGTCGAGGCGCTGGGCCCCGACGGCTGGCAGCCCGCCGCGGCGCACACCGAGACCGTCGAGGTCGCGGGCGCGGCGGCCACCGGCGTCGAGGTGGTCGAGACCGGCCGCGGGCCGGTGATCGCCGAGGTGCCGGGGAGCGCGGCGGACGGCGAATGGGAGGCGCTGAGCCTGCGGTACCCGCCGCGGGTCTACGGGGAGCTGGGCTTCACTGCGCTGCCCGCGCTGCTCAGGGCCCGCGAGGTCGGCGACGTGGACGCGGCGCTGGACCGCTGGGTCGAGCCGGTCAACGTGGTGCTGGCCGCCGACACCGCGGGCGGGCTGCTGCACCGGGTCGCCGGGACGGTGCCGGTACGCGACGAGGCCAACCTGCGCGGCGTCGTACCGGCGTGGGAGGCGGCGTACGCGTGGCGCGGGCGGCACGGGCCGATGCCGTCGGTGCCGGTGGCCGGCGGGATCGCGGTGATGGCCAACGACCGCGGCCCGGCCGCCCCGTTCGGCGCCGAGTTCGCCCCGCCGTACCGCGCGGAGCGCATCCGCGAACTGCTCGCCGGCGGCGGGTCCTGGCGCGCCGGGGACATGGCCGCCGTCCACACCGACACCCTCAACGCCGCGGCCCGGCCGCTGCTGGACCTGCTCGCCGGGCTCGAAGGACTCGGCCCCGCCGCCGCGGAGTTGCGCGACCGGCTGTTGCGCTGGGATCTGCGGATGGCGGCGGACAGCGCCGACGCGCTGGCGTACGCGCGGCTGCGCTCCGCCGTCGTCCGGGCCCTGGCCGCGCACCCCGCGCTGGCGCCGCTGGCCGACCCGCCCCCGTACCCGGCACTGCTGCAGCCCTGGCTGGACCTGTGCACCCGGATCGGGTACGCGCTGGGCAGCCTGCTCACCACCGACCTGCTGCCGGAGATCGACCGGCCCGCCCTGGTGCGGGCCGCCGCGGAGGAGGCCGCCGCGCAGCTCGCCGCGGCGGCGCCGGGCGCCCCCGCGACCTGGGGCGAGGCGCACCGTCTTGCGCCCTGGCAGGCGCTGCCCGGCGGCACGGGCGCCTCCGGGGACCCCGGCGGCCCCGGCGAGCCGTGGCCCGGGCTGGCCGGCGACCACGACTGCGTGCTGGCCACCGCCGCCGTCCCCGGCGTCACCGACCTGTGCGCCCGCGGCCCCGCCGCCCGCTACGTCTGGGACGTCGCCCGCCGCGAGGAGAGCCGCTGGGTGGTGCCGTTCGGCGCCTGCGGCGTCCCCGGCGCCCCGCACCACGTCGACCAGTTCGCGCCCTGGCGGAGCGGCGAGCTGATCCCCGTACTCACCGACTGGCAGGCCCTCAAGGAGTCCCATGGCGACCGCTGA